In one Chlamydia sp. BM-2023 genomic region, the following are encoded:
- the recR gene encoding recombination mediator RecR, whose amino-acid sequence MLKYPDYLSKLISFLRKLPGIGFKTAEKLAFELLEWDQDQLEAMGQAFSEVSAARSHCSTCFCLKNLPESACDFCQEGRDTATLCILATPKDVFAFERSQIFKGHYYVLGTLLSPISGKHIDSERMNLLKQRIEILKPKEIILALDATLEGDATALFLKQELASASVSISRLALGLPIGLSFDYIDSGTLARAFSGRNPY is encoded by the coding sequence ATGCTAAAGTATCCGGATTATTTATCCAAATTAATCTCTTTTCTTAGAAAACTTCCAGGGATAGGATTTAAAACTGCTGAAAAGTTAGCTTTCGAATTGCTTGAATGGGATCAGGATCAACTAGAAGCTATGGGACAGGCCTTCTCTGAAGTTTCTGCCGCACGCAGCCACTGCTCCACTTGTTTTTGTTTGAAAAACCTTCCAGAAAGTGCGTGTGACTTTTGTCAGGAGGGCCGCGACACTGCCACCCTATGCATTCTTGCCACACCTAAAGACGTATTTGCATTCGAACGCTCTCAAATATTTAAAGGTCATTACTATGTTCTAGGAACATTGTTGTCCCCTATATCCGGAAAACATATTGATTCGGAAAGAATGAACTTATTAAAACAACGCATAGAAATTCTAAAACCAAAAGAAATTATTTTAGCCTTAGACGCTACTCTAGAGGGAGACGCCACAGCTCTTTTCTTAAAACAAGAGTTAGCTTCTGCTTCTGTTTCTATTTCTCGTTTAGCTTTAGGCTTGCCAATAGGCCTGTCTTTTGATTATATAGATTCGGGAACTCTTGCCAGGGCATTTTCTGGAAGAAATCCATATTAA
- a CDS encoding cyclic nucleotide-binding domain-containing protein — protein sequence MNLIDRAFLLKKNPIFTSLDMDVLLAISDKTEIMIFKPGAKIFSIEQPSFSLYIIAEGYVKITDSSSLSVTISSHECFGEESLFSNKLREYNAEAITQVRTLILSKGQFLSIVEECPSVALSLLELYAKQITFRYPASLNT from the coding sequence ATGAACCTAATTGACCGAGCCTTCCTACTAAAGAAAAATCCTATTTTTACTTCTTTAGATATGGACGTTCTCTTGGCCATCTCAGATAAAACTGAAATTATGATTTTCAAACCCGGAGCAAAAATATTCTCCATAGAGCAACCTAGTTTTAGTCTATATATTATAGCAGAAGGGTACGTAAAAATTACTGACAGCTCTTCGCTATCAGTGACTATTTCATCACACGAATGTTTTGGAGAAGAAAGCCTATTTAGCAATAAGCTTCGAGAATATAATGCTGAAGCAATAACTCAAGTACGAACTCTAATCTTAAGCAAAGGACAGTTTCTGAGTATTGTTGAGGAATGCCCCTCAGTAGCTCTTTCCCTTCTAGAGCTATACGCAAAACAAATTACCTTCAGATATCCAGCATCCTTAAATACGTAA
- the fabD gene encoding ACP S-malonyltransferase — translation MSKKIGFLFPGQGSQYVGMGKDLVESYPEAAEVFSFADETLGFSLSSIMFEGPEEKLLETAYSQLAIYLHSLAVVKILSTRTSIVPVMVSGLSLGEYSALVASGRISASDGFKVISKRAQFMNEACKQNPGAMAAILGLSADVVEQNLASLGEGIWMANYNAPKQLVIAGLREKVEEALGLFVDLGAKRAILLKVFGAFHTPLMQIAEDELSHYLYNLDMNSSAVPFMSNVIAKSLTDTEEIRQCLVKQMTSPTLWYQSCSQMDLEVDEFLELGPGKVLAGLGRSIGLSKPIKSLGTVDSIKNFLAGL, via the coding sequence ATGTCAAAAAAAATAGGATTTTTATTTCCTGGCCAGGGTAGTCAGTATGTTGGTATGGGTAAAGATTTGGTAGAAAGCTATCCGGAAGCTGCTGAGGTATTTTCTTTTGCGGATGAGACTCTAGGATTTTCTTTGTCTTCCATTATGTTTGAGGGGCCTGAAGAGAAACTACTTGAAACTGCGTATAGTCAATTAGCTATATACCTTCATAGTTTGGCTGTAGTAAAGATTTTATCCACAAGAACATCTATAGTGCCTGTAATGGTATCTGGATTAAGTTTAGGTGAGTATTCTGCTTTAGTTGCCTCGGGGCGTATTTCTGCTTCCGATGGTTTTAAAGTTATTAGTAAGCGCGCTCAATTTATGAATGAGGCCTGCAAACAAAATCCTGGTGCTATGGCGGCTATTCTAGGATTAAGTGCTGATGTTGTTGAGCAAAATCTTGCGAGTTTAGGGGAGGGTATTTGGATGGCCAACTATAATGCTCCTAAGCAACTTGTTATTGCAGGCTTGCGTGAAAAAGTAGAAGAAGCTCTGGGTTTATTTGTAGATTTAGGAGCTAAAAGGGCTATATTATTAAAGGTTTTCGGGGCTTTCCATACTCCGTTAATGCAGATAGCCGAAGATGAGTTGTCTCATTATTTATATAATTTAGATATGAATAGTTCTGCAGTTCCGTTTATGTCTAATGTTATTGCAAAGTCTTTGACTGATACTGAGGAAATCCGTCAGTGTTTAGTTAAGCAAATGACTTCTCCCACACTTTGGTATCAAAGTTGTTCTCAAATGGATTTAGAAGTGGATGAGTTCTTAGAGTTAGGCCCCGGTAAGGTTCTTGCGGGATTAGGTCGTTCTATAGGATTAAGTAAACCTATTAAGAGTCTAGGTACAGTAGACAGTATCAAAAATTTTTTAGCAGGGCTATAG
- a CDS encoding ketoacyl-ACP synthase III — MKKIRKASIWATGSYLPEKILSNSNLEQMVDTSDEWIVTRTGIKERRIAAENEYTSIMGAKAAEKAIKNSGLNKDQIECIIFATSAPDYIFPSSAALAQAYLGIKEAPSFDCMAACTGYLYGLSVAKAYVESGVYNNVLLIAADKLSSFVNYEDRNTCVLFGDGGAACVVGESRPGALEITNVSLGADGSLADLLSLPAGGSRIPASEKTLKEGKHFISMEGKEVFKHAVRRMEFAAKTCIAKAGIEEGDIDWLVPHQANERIIDAIAKRFDIEESKVFKTLSKYGNTAASSVGIALDELLREHVINSDEYLLLVAFGGGLSWGAVILQQV, encoded by the coding sequence GTGAAAAAAATAAGAAAGGCATCTATTTGGGCTACGGGTTCTTATTTACCTGAAAAGATCTTGTCTAATTCTAATCTTGAGCAGATGGTCGATACTTCCGACGAATGGATAGTGACAAGAACTGGAATCAAAGAAAGACGTATTGCAGCAGAGAATGAGTATACTTCTATTATGGGAGCAAAGGCTGCTGAAAAAGCTATAAAAAATTCTGGACTGAATAAAGATCAAATAGAATGTATTATTTTTGCAACTTCTGCTCCGGACTATATTTTTCCTTCAAGTGCCGCTTTAGCTCAAGCTTATCTAGGCATTAAAGAAGCTCCCTCTTTTGATTGTATGGCAGCTTGTACAGGCTATCTCTATGGTTTATCAGTAGCTAAGGCTTATGTAGAATCTGGGGTATATAATAATGTTTTGCTTATTGCTGCCGACAAGCTTTCTTCTTTTGTAAACTACGAAGACAGGAATACCTGCGTGCTTTTTGGTGACGGAGGAGCTGCCTGTGTTGTTGGTGAGAGTCGTCCTGGTGCTTTAGAAATTACAAATGTGAGTTTAGGAGCTGATGGGAGCTTGGCTGATCTATTGAGTTTGCCGGCTGGAGGAAGTCGTATCCCAGCTTCAGAAAAAACTTTAAAAGAAGGAAAGCATTTTATTTCCATGGAAGGGAAAGAAGTGTTTAAACATGCTGTGAGACGTATGGAATTTGCAGCTAAAACATGTATTGCTAAAGCAGGTATTGAGGAGGGGGACATAGATTGGTTAGTTCCTCACCAAGCTAATGAAAGAATTATTGATGCTATAGCAAAGCGCTTTGATATAGAGGAGTCCAAGGTATTTAAAACTCTTTCTAAGTATGGGAATACGGCAGCTTCTTCAGTAGGTATTGCTTTAGATGAACTGCTTCGAGAGCATGTAATTAACTCAGATGAATATTTACTTTTAGTTGCTTTTGGAGGTGGGTTATCTTGGGGAGCAGTTATTTTACAGCAAGTATAA
- the incB gene encoding inclusion membrane protein IncB — MSVHHSNHTLPGTQDPQEALDAVLLRFNRRINETDRKLEELEERLSATLRSTAASAELATVSANTVAADLIDLQDEVTRLKSSMGAMTDVMLQTAGTQPKPSPSTQSGVSYMFGRTPPSTCSKVTAMALTILALLSIIVLIICVVAACGGFPLLLSALNMCTVGACISLPIMACGAVAVLVLASLSIGPLLQGDPALFKVKHSQIES, encoded by the coding sequence ATGTCAGTTCACCACTCTAATCACACACTTCCAGGCACACAAGATCCTCAAGAAGCCTTAGACGCTGTTTTACTAAGATTTAATCGCCGAATCAATGAAACCGACAGAAAACTAGAAGAGCTGGAAGAAAGGCTCTCCGCAACGCTACGATCAACTGCAGCATCTGCAGAATTAGCTACTGTATCAGCCAATACCGTTGCTGCCGATTTAATTGATTTACAAGACGAGGTTACCCGCTTAAAAAGTAGCATGGGAGCTATGACCGATGTGATGCTACAAACAGCAGGAACACAACCAAAACCATCCCCTTCAACTCAAAGCGGCGTGAGCTACATGTTTGGACGGACACCTCCTAGCACATGCTCAAAGGTGACGGCTATGGCATTAACAATCTTAGCACTTCTTTCTATCATCGTCCTTATTATCTGTGTTGTTGCGGCTTGTGGGGGTTTCCCTCTACTGCTTTCCGCCCTTAATATGTGTACCGTCGGCGCATGCATTTCTCTACCTATTATGGCTTGCGGCGCTGTGGCAGTTTTGGTTCTTGCCTCATTGTCTATCGGCCCGTTATTACAAGGCGACCCCGCTCTTTTTAAGGTAAAACATTCTCAAATTGAGTCTTAA
- the acpP gene encoding acyl carrier protein, translating to MSLEDDVKAIIVEQLGVDANEVNESSSFIEDLNADSLDLTELIMSLEEKFAFEITEEEAEGLRTVGDVIKYIQARQG from the coding sequence ATGAGTTTAGAAGATGATGTAAAGGCAATTATTGTTGAACAACTTGGCGTAGATGCAAATGAGGTAAATGAGAGTTCTTCATTTATTGAGGATCTTAACGCTGATAGTTTAGATTTAACAGAATTAATTATGAGCTTAGAAGAAAAGTTTGCCTTCGAAATTACAGAAGAAGAAGCCGAAGGATTACGTACTGTAGGCGATGTAATTAAGTATATTCAAGCTCGTCAGGGTTAG
- a CDS encoding OmpH family outer membrane protein, giving the protein MKKSLYSVCLILLALASTQKASADDSSEGVLGTVSLKRCLDESLFGKKETEELENMKMQFSKNSEKMEEELTSLYNKLQDEDYMEGLSSSSAEELRKKFEGLSSEYNALQSQYYQMLNQSNMKRVQKLIQEVKKAAEMVQKKEGLQAILNDEVVLSISHGADKTNEIIKILDESFKNN; this is encoded by the coding sequence ATGAAAAAATCCTTATATTCTGTTTGTTTAATTTTATTGGCTTTAGCTAGTACGCAGAAAGCTTCCGCGGATGATTCTTCCGAAGGAGTTTTAGGCACTGTTAGTTTAAAACGTTGCTTAGACGAGTCTCTTTTTGGGAAAAAAGAAACTGAAGAACTCGAAAATATGAAAATGCAATTTTCGAAAAATTCAGAAAAAATGGAAGAGGAACTAACATCGCTTTATAATAAGCTGCAAGATGAAGACTATATGGAAGGTCTTTCTAGTTCATCAGCCGAAGAACTACGTAAAAAATTTGAAGGTCTTTCCTCTGAATACAATGCTTTACAATCTCAATATTACCAAATGTTGAATCAAAGCAATATGAAGAGAGTGCAAAAACTTATTCAGGAAGTAAAAAAAGCTGCTGAAATGGTTCAGAAAAAAGAAGGCCTACAAGCTATTCTAAACGATGAAGTAGTGTTATCTATTTCTCATGGCGCCGATAAAACGAATGAAATTATCAAAATTCTTGATGAATCTTTCAAAAATAACTAA
- the fabG gene encoding 3-oxoacyl-ACP reductase FabG yields the protein MNNVLSGKKAIITGGSRGIGFGIAKLFIEQGADVEIWGVNLEKGQEAAEELSKLGNPASFAKVDVSNNESVKAGVQGFLEKKGSIDILVNNAGITRDNLLMRMSEEEWSAVINTNLNSLYYVCSSVIRSMIKARSGSIINISSIVGIMGSPGQANYAAAKAGIIGFSRALAKEVAARNIRVNCIAPGFIDTDMTRVLNDNLKSEWLKNVPMGRMGLPEEIANVALFLASPLSSYITAQVLSVDGGVTH from the coding sequence ATGAATAATGTGTTATCAGGGAAAAAAGCGATTATTACGGGCGGCTCTAGGGGCATAGGATTTGGCATAGCTAAACTGTTTATTGAACAGGGAGCTGATGTTGAAATATGGGGAGTGAACTTAGAAAAAGGTCAGGAGGCTGCTGAAGAGCTTTCTAAGTTGGGTAATCCAGCGTCCTTTGCTAAAGTGGATGTCAGCAATAATGAATCTGTAAAGGCTGGTGTACAAGGGTTTCTTGAAAAGAAGGGTAGCATTGATATTTTAGTGAATAACGCCGGAATTACCCGAGATAACCTTTTGATGCGTATGTCTGAGGAAGAATGGTCCGCTGTTATTAATACTAATTTAAATTCTCTGTATTACGTCTGTTCAAGTGTGATTCGATCTATGATTAAGGCGCGTTCTGGGTCTATAATTAATATTAGTTCGATAGTTGGAATTATGGGTAGTCCTGGTCAGGCTAACTATGCTGCGGCTAAAGCTGGAATCATAGGATTTAGTAGGGCTTTAGCTAAAGAAGTAGCAGCACGGAATATACGAGTAAATTGTATAGCTCCGGGGTTCATTGATACCGATATGACTAGAGTGTTAAATGATAATTTAAAATCTGAATGGTTAAAAAATGTTCCTATGGGAAGAATGGGCTTGCCAGAAGAAATTGCCAATGTTGCTTTATTTTTGGCATCACCCCTATCTTCTTATATAACTGCTCAAGTGTTGAGTGTTGACGGAGGTGTAACGCATTAA
- the lpxD gene encoding UDP-3-O-(3-hydroxymyristoyl)glucosamine N-acyltransferase — protein MSQEPVYTLQQLADLLQVEVQGNAETPISGIEEISEACANHVTFVDNEKYARFIKTTQAGAIILSRAQAQKYGHLNKNFLVVSEFPSIAFQKCVELFISPIDSGFPGIHPTAVIHPTAQIGKDVCIEPYAVICQNACIGDFSSIGAGSIIGAGSTLKEQCVIYPKVVIRERVIIGKRVIVQPGAVIGSCGFGYITNAFGRHKHLKHLGQVIIEDDVEIGANTTIDRGRFKNTIIGEGTKIDNQVQVAHHIEVGKHCMIVAQAGIAGSTKIGNHVIIGGQAGITGHISITDHVIMMAQTGVTKSICSPGIYGGAPARPYQEIHRQVAKIRNLPRLEERVSLLEEKLKGSVANTEETHTIP, from the coding sequence ATGTCCCAAGAACCTGTTTACACTCTTCAACAGTTAGCAGACTTATTACAAGTTGAAGTTCAAGGAAATGCAGAAACTCCTATTTCTGGTATTGAAGAAATAAGTGAAGCTTGTGCTAATCATGTAACTTTTGTAGACAACGAGAAATACGCTCGTTTTATAAAAACTACTCAAGCAGGAGCCATTATTTTATCACGAGCTCAAGCTCAAAAATACGGCCATCTAAATAAAAATTTCTTAGTAGTTTCTGAATTTCCTTCAATAGCTTTTCAAAAATGCGTGGAGCTATTCATCTCCCCTATTGATTCTGGATTTCCAGGAATTCATCCCACAGCAGTTATTCACCCAACAGCACAGATTGGTAAGGATGTTTGCATAGAGCCTTATGCCGTTATTTGCCAAAACGCCTGTATCGGAGATTTTTCTTCTATTGGAGCAGGAAGCATTATTGGTGCTGGCTCTACTTTAAAAGAACAATGCGTTATTTATCCCAAAGTAGTCATTCGTGAGCGCGTAATAATAGGCAAACGTGTGATTGTTCAGCCAGGAGCTGTTATTGGTTCCTGTGGTTTCGGTTATATTACCAATGCTTTTGGTCGACACAAGCACCTCAAGCATCTAGGTCAGGTCATTATTGAAGACGATGTGGAGATTGGAGCAAACACTACAATCGATAGAGGTCGTTTCAAAAACACTATAATTGGTGAAGGGACTAAAATTGATAACCAAGTTCAAGTTGCCCATCATATAGAAGTTGGAAAACACTGCATGATTGTTGCTCAAGCAGGAATCGCAGGTTCTACAAAAATAGGTAACCATGTAATTATTGGCGGGCAGGCAGGAATTACGGGTCATATTTCAATAACCGATCATGTAATTATGATGGCCCAAACAGGAGTGACAAAATCTATTTGTTCTCCGGGAATTTATGGAGGAGCTCCCGCACGCCCTTATCAAGAAATCCACCGTCAAGTTGCTAAAATACGGAATTTACCTAGGTTAGAAGAGCGTGTAAGCCTGTTAGAAGAAAAACTAAAGGGATCGGTTGCAAATACAGAAGAAACGCACACAATCCCCTAG
- a CDS encoding sodium-dependent transporter has product MSKTPTHFSSRLGFIFSMMGIAVGAGNIWRFPRIAAQNGSGAFILIWLLFLFIWSIPLIIIELSLGKLTKKAPIGTLIKTAGPKYAWLGGFVTLVTTCILAYYSNIVGWGLSYFYYSISGKIYAGNNFAQLWESHYQSAFPLGFHFISLFLAYLIIRKGIVQGIEKCNKILIPSFFICTLILLLRAVTLPNAMQGIKQLFSFELSSLSNYKVWLEALTQNAWDTGAGWGLLLVYSGFASKKTGVVANGALTAISNNIVSLIMGIIVFATCSSLDILGTTQLQQGAGSSSIGIAFIYLPELFTRVPGSTFLPTIFSSIFFLAFAMAALSSMISMLFLLSQTLSEFGIKKHVAESAATIIAFILGVPSSLSLAVFANQDTVWGIGLIINGLIFIYAAVTYGLPHLKKTVINAVPGDIQLNRAFDYMVKYLLPIEGIVLLLWYFYEGLFPEDGHWWNPFSVYSLSSLVLQWSFGLIILWSLNKKLFKRFSFHNLEN; this is encoded by the coding sequence ATGAGCAAAACACCAACCCACTTTTCTTCGAGATTAGGTTTTATTTTTTCTATGATGGGTATCGCCGTAGGCGCCGGAAACATCTGGCGCTTCCCTAGAATTGCGGCACAGAATGGCAGCGGTGCTTTCATCTTAATTTGGCTACTCTTCCTATTTATTTGGTCGATCCCTCTAATCATTATCGAGCTTTCTTTAGGGAAATTAACTAAGAAAGCGCCCATAGGAACTTTGATCAAGACAGCTGGGCCTAAATACGCTTGGCTAGGAGGATTCGTAACACTAGTTACAACGTGTATCCTCGCCTACTACTCGAATATTGTTGGCTGGGGTCTTAGCTACTTTTATTACTCAATTTCTGGGAAAATTTATGCAGGAAACAACTTTGCCCAATTATGGGAATCTCATTATCAAAGCGCATTTCCTCTAGGATTTCACTTTATATCCTTATTTTTAGCCTACCTGATTATCCGCAAAGGAATTGTACAGGGCATTGAAAAATGCAATAAAATCCTTATTCCATCTTTCTTTATTTGCACACTCATTCTCCTTTTACGAGCCGTTACTCTCCCTAATGCCATGCAAGGAATAAAACAACTTTTTAGCTTTGAGCTCTCCTCATTATCTAACTATAAAGTGTGGTTGGAAGCCCTAACGCAAAATGCTTGGGATACAGGTGCTGGATGGGGACTACTCTTAGTGTACTCAGGATTTGCTTCCAAGAAAACAGGAGTGGTTGCTAACGGAGCTTTAACCGCAATATCGAACAACATAGTCTCTTTAATTATGGGAATTATTGTGTTCGCTACATGCTCTTCTTTGGATATCTTAGGGACAACACAGTTACAACAAGGCGCTGGTTCCTCAAGTATTGGAATAGCGTTTATCTACCTACCAGAACTATTCACCCGTGTGCCAGGATCTACGTTTCTTCCTACCATTTTCAGCTCTATCTTCTTTTTAGCCTTTGCTATGGCAGCACTATCTTCTATGATCTCAATGCTATTTCTTCTATCACAAACCCTCTCAGAATTTGGAATAAAGAAACACGTAGCAGAATCTGCAGCAACTATCATAGCTTTTATTCTAGGAGTTCCCTCCTCGCTAAGCCTCGCTGTATTTGCAAACCAAGATACTGTTTGGGGAATTGGGTTAATTATTAACGGGCTGATCTTTATTTATGCCGCCGTTACCTACGGATTACCCCATTTAAAAAAGACTGTTATCAATGCCGTCCCTGGAGATATCCAACTTAATCGAGCTTTTGATTATATGGTAAAATATTTACTTCCCATTGAAGGAATAGTTTTACTTCTATGGTATTTCTACGAAGGCCTATTTCCAGAAGACGGGCACTGGTGGAATCCATTCTCCGTATACAGCCTATCTAGTTTAGTTTTACAATGGTCTTTTGGATTAATTATTTTATGGTCTTTAAATAAAAAACTTTTTAAGCGCTTTTCTTTCCATAACTTAGAAAATTAA
- the bamA gene encoding outer membrane protein assembly factor BamA → MFMMRNKVILRFTVLALIQAPLALAATETVKEGYTLVESITITTEGENSLNKHPLPKLKTKSGALFSQADFDEDLRKLSKEYDKVEPKVDFSNGKTTISLVLVAKPCIRKIRILGNEALPNHKILKTLQINTNDLFDREKFLKNFDELKVLYLKRGYFESQLCYELDHNEHCGYIDITVRITEGPCGKIKKLEFCGLNRAEKADVKEIILTKQYSKTTSWFTGSGLYHPDIVEQDCFAVVNYLHNLGYADATVTPQREVDATGNIILYMNVDKGPLYTLGHVHISGFDVLPRRLIEKQLSVGPNDIYCPENIWDGAQNIRNVYAKYGYINTNIDVNFSPHASCPVYDVTYQVSEGSPYKVGLIKITGNTHTKHDVILHESSLFPGDTFNRLKLEDTEQRLRNTGYFQSVSVYTVRSQLDPLDNAEEYRDIFIEVKETTTGNLGLFLGFSSLDNLFGGIELSESNFDLLGIRHLFSKGFRCLRGGGEYLFLKANFGDKVTDYTMKWTKPHFLNTPWILGVELDKSINRALSKEYSVETYGGNVSTTYILNKNLKYGIYYRGSQTSLHKKKKTLAGPDLESNKGFVSAAGVNLNYDSVNNPRNPTTGIRGGVNFEVSGLGGSYHFTKLTLNSSIYRKLTRKGVLKLKAEAQFLKPFSDTTIDGIPMSERFFLGGETTVRGYKPFLIGPKFSPTEPQGGLSSLLLTEEFQYPLINNPNVSAFVFLDSGFIGLKEYTIRLKDLCGSAGFGLRFDVMNNVPVMLGFGWPFRPTEMFQGEKIDVSQRFFFALGGVF, encoded by the coding sequence ATGTTCATGATGCGAAATAAAGTTATTCTGCGGTTTACTGTCTTGGCGCTAATCCAAGCCCCATTAGCTCTAGCGGCTACAGAAACTGTCAAAGAAGGGTACACACTAGTTGAATCTATTACTATTACAACTGAGGGTGAAAACTCTTTAAATAAACATCCTTTGCCTAAATTAAAAACAAAAAGCGGCGCTTTGTTTTCTCAGGCAGATTTTGACGAAGACCTACGTAAACTATCTAAAGAATACGATAAGGTAGAGCCAAAAGTTGATTTCTCTAACGGTAAAACTACTATATCCTTGGTTCTTGTAGCCAAGCCTTGCATCCGCAAAATCCGTATTCTTGGGAATGAAGCCCTTCCCAACCACAAAATTCTGAAGACATTGCAGATCAATACAAATGACTTGTTTGATAGAGAAAAATTCTTAAAAAACTTTGACGAACTTAAAGTTCTTTATCTCAAGCGAGGTTATTTTGAATCCCAACTCTGCTACGAATTAGATCATAACGAGCATTGTGGTTATATTGATATCACTGTTCGAATTACAGAAGGCCCTTGCGGAAAAATTAAAAAGTTAGAGTTCTGTGGCCTTAACCGCGCTGAAAAAGCCGATGTTAAAGAAATTATTCTTACTAAGCAATATTCCAAAACCACAAGTTGGTTCACGGGAAGCGGTCTCTATCATCCGGATATTGTAGAGCAAGACTGTTTTGCAGTAGTCAATTACTTACACAATTTGGGGTATGCTGACGCAACAGTTACGCCACAACGCGAAGTAGATGCAACTGGCAATATTATACTCTACATGAATGTAGACAAAGGCCCCCTATATACACTGGGACATGTACACATCAGTGGCTTTGATGTTTTACCAAGACGGCTTATAGAAAAACAGCTATCTGTAGGTCCTAATGATATTTACTGTCCTGAAAACATCTGGGACGGGGCTCAAAATATTAGAAATGTTTACGCTAAGTACGGTTACATCAATACTAATATTGATGTAAATTTCTCTCCTCACGCATCGTGTCCTGTTTATGATGTTACTTATCAAGTAAGCGAAGGATCTCCTTACAAAGTTGGTCTAATCAAAATCACAGGAAATACCCATACGAAACACGATGTGATTTTGCATGAAAGTAGTCTATTCCCTGGAGATACTTTTAATAGATTAAAACTTGAAGATACGGAACAACGTTTAAGAAATACTGGTTATTTCCAAAGTGTTAGCGTATATACCGTACGCTCGCAATTAGATCCTCTAGATAACGCAGAAGAATATCGAGACATCTTTATAGAAGTCAAAGAGACCACAACAGGAAATCTAGGGTTATTCTTAGGATTTAGTTCCCTAGACAATCTTTTTGGTGGCATTGAGCTATCTGAAAGTAATTTTGATTTACTAGGTATCCGCCATCTATTCTCTAAAGGCTTTAGGTGTTTAAGAGGAGGCGGAGAATATTTATTCTTAAAGGCTAATTTTGGAGATAAGGTTACTGATTACACTATGAAGTGGACAAAACCTCATTTCTTAAACACACCTTGGATTTTAGGAGTAGAGCTCGATAAATCCATCAACAGAGCACTTTCTAAAGAGTATTCTGTTGAGACTTATGGTGGGAACGTCAGTACAACCTATATTCTCAACAAAAACTTGAAATACGGTATTTACTATCGTGGAAGTCAAACAAGCTTGCATAAAAAGAAAAAGACCCTTGCTGGTCCAGATCTTGAAAGTAACAAAGGCTTCGTTTCTGCTGCCGGAGTAAATTTAAATTACGATTCCGTAAATAATCCTCGAAATCCTACGACAGGAATACGTGGAGGGGTAAACTTTGAAGTTTCCGGTCTTGGCGGTTCGTATCATTTCACAAAACTTACTCTTAATAGCTCGATATATCGCAAGCTAACAAGAAAAGGAGTTTTGAAACTCAAAGCTGAGGCGCAGTTCCTCAAACCATTTAGCGATACCACTATAGACGGCATTCCTATGAGCGAACGTTTCTTCTTAGGAGGAGAAACCACAGTTCGAGGATATAAACCATTTCTTATTGGCCCTAAATTCTCACCAACTGAACCACAAGGCGGATTATCTTCCTTACTACTTACTGAAGAATTCCAATATCCTCTAATCAATAATCCTAATGTTAGTGCATTTGTATTCTTAGATTCAGGATTTATTGGCCTTAAAGAATACACCATTCGATTGAAGGATCTTTGTGGTAGTGCTGGATTTGGCCTGCGTTTTGATGTAATGAATAACGTTCCTGTTATGTTAGGATTTGGTTGGCCATTCCGTCCTACAGAAATGTTCCAAGGAGAAAAGATCGATGTTTCACAACGCTTCTTCTTTGCTCTTGGAGGCGTCTTCTAA